The following coding sequences are from one Coffea arabica cultivar ET-39 chromosome 11e, Coffea Arabica ET-39 HiFi, whole genome shotgun sequence window:
- the LOC113718326 gene encoding uncharacterized protein, whose protein sequence is MKMMKAVKKLKFWSRKQKKKKKKALFIDNPPPPPCHCQYQYYCPPYEPSAPPLPTSSSSSSWVEYDHEAQDTVYANSKFISFTSSNPAQVQDPTFGPQDFGSVPQPRPQDPTMPAAASITSYQQYMVPNPAYGVPLLPQVRRERRGGTFGCMFAFRAHLFRCFFPCFHIREAKR, encoded by the coding sequence ATGAAGATGATGAAGGCCGTGAAGAAGCTCAAGTTCTGGTCAAGaaagcagaagaagaagaagaagaaggcatTGTTCATTGAtaacccaccaccaccaccatgcCATTGTCAGTACCAATATTACTGTCCGCCGTATGAGCCCTCTGCTCCACCATTAccaacatcatcatcttcatcatcatggGTTGAGTACGATCACGAGGCTCAAGACACCGTCTATGCAAACTCTAAGTTTATCTCATTCACCTCATCAAACCCAGCTCAAGTTCAAGATCCCACATTTGGTCCGCAAGACTTCGGTTCGGTTCCACAACCCAGACCGCAAGATCCTACAATGCCAGCTGCTGCCAGCATTACTTCCTATCAGCAGTACATGGTGCCAAATCCTGCTTACGGTGTTCCACTTCTACCTCAAGTTCGAAGAGAAAGGAGGGGTGGAACCTTTGGGTGCATGTTTGCCTTCAGAGCTCATTTGTTTCGTTGCTTCTTTCCATGCTTCCACATTCGGGAAGCCAAAAGGTGA
- the LOC113717571 gene encoding pentatricopeptide repeat-containing protein At5g13770, chloroplastic-like produces MAIPNSPEWSLASINHMKSSRNPIPISIFSEPFKSHPIFSLLCLNSRALIAKSSSCSSVPVLEDASSTTSPVIQLDLKLQDLDDQVSSLPETEDLNGLICALFEDSRTEELAYDYYERAKDKPDFRPKKLTLKLVIRYLINSRNWGLLYSLCEDFKSFQVLPDGSTCYRLISSCSRARKFKLVNTLLGIFSADESIAFLAFDAAMKGYNKLHMYSSSISLYERMKSNGIVLDSGCYYHIMEAYMKIGRYENAVSLFEEFETKDFGSTPFTPKIYWILCESLGKLRRPFEALDYFREMTKRGILENHLFYSSLISSFLSMREVKMAEELLEEAESKKMLRDPALFLKLVLMYIEEGLVERTLDVVKMMNRVSIRVSDCILCAIVNGFSKRRGLNAAVKVYEDLILQGCEPGQVTYASIQNIYFRLGQYFKAEMIFSEMEEKGFDKCVVAYASMVAMYGKTGRVGDAMRLVAKMKERGCEPNVWIYNSLLDMHGRGLNLRQVEKIWKEMNRRKVLPDRVSYTSVISAYSRAREFETCMRYYQEFRLNGGAIDRAMAAIMVAVFSKLNRADELVKLLQDMKTEGTKLDVRLYRSALNALRDAGLHVQAKWLQESFGKT; encoded by the coding sequence ATGGCCATTCCCAATTCTCCAGAATGGTCATTAGCTTCAATCAATCATATGAAATCATCCCGCAATCCCATTCCAATTTCCATATTCTCAGAACCCTTTAAAAGCCATCCCATTTTTTCCCTCCTGTGTTTGAATTCCAGAGCTTTAATCGCAAAGTCTTCAAGTTGTTCATCAGTACCAGTCTTGGAAGATGCTTCGTCCACCACTTCACCAGTAATTCAGTTGGACCTGAAGCTACAAGATCTTGATGATCAAGTTTCCAGCTTACCTGAAACAGAGGATTTGAATGGTCTTATCTGTGCTTTGTTTGAGGATTCCAGAACTGAGGAATTAGCTTATGATTACTATGAAAGAGCTAAGGACAAGCCAGATTTTAGACCAAAGAAATTGACCCTCAAGCTTGTTATCAggtacttaattaattcaagaAACTGGGGTCTGTTATATTCATTGTGTGAAGATTTTAAAAGTTTCCAAGTCTTGCCTGATGGTTCTACATGTTATAGATTAATTAGTAGCTGCAGTAGAGCTAGAAAATTCAAACTGGTAAATACTTTGCTTGGAATTTTCTCAGCTGATGAAAGTATTGCTTTTTTGGCTTTTGATGCTGCCATGAAAGGCTACAATAAGTTGCATATGTATAGCAGTTCGATTTCATTGTACGAGCGTATGAAATCGAATGGCATTGTTTTAGATTCAGGCTGTTATTACCATATAATGGAAGCCTACATGAAAATTGGAAGATATGAGAACGCTGTTTCACTGTTTGAAGAGTTTGAAACAAAAGACTTTGGTTCTACCCCATTTACTCCGAAGATTTACTGGATTTTGTGTGAATCACTGGGGAAACTAAGACGGCCTTTTGAGGCTCTTGACTATTTTAGAGAAATGACAAAAAGAGGTATTCTGGAGAATCATTTGTTTTACTCCTCTCtgatttcttcatttcttagCATGCGAGAAGTGAAAATGGCTGAAGAGCTTTTAGAGGAAGCTGAGAGTAAGAAAATGCTGAGGGATCCAGCTTTGTTCTTGAAACTTGTATTGATGTACATTGAAGAAGGATTGGTAGAAAGAACTCTTGATGTTGTTAAGATGATGAATCGCGTTAGCATCAGAGTTTCTGATTGCATCCTCTGTGCAATAGTTAATGGCTTCTCTAAAAGAAGAGGGCTCAATGCTGCAGTTAAGGTATATGAAGATCTTATATTGCAGGGCTGTGAACCTGGTCAAGTGACCTATGCTTCAATCCAGAATATCTATTTCCGGCTTGGACAATATTTCAAAGCTGAGATGATATTCTCTGAGATGGAGGAAAAGGGATTTGATAAATGTGTTGTGGCCTATGCTAGCATGGTTGCTATGTATGGGAAAACTGGCAGGGTGGGAGATGCAATGAGGCTTGTGGCCAAAATGAAGGAAAGAGGCTGTGAGCCTAATGTTTGGATCTACAATTCTCTCCTAGACATGCATGGAAGGGGCTTGAACTTGAGGCAAGTCGAGAAAATTTGGAAGGAGATGAACAGAAGAAAGGTATTGCCTGATAGGGTTAGTTACACTAGTGTTATAAGTGCATATAGCAGGGCAAGGGAGTTTGAAACATGTATGAGATATTACCAAGAGTTCAGGCTTAATGGGGGAGCAATTGATAGAGCAATGGCTGCTATCATGGTTGCAGTCTTCTCTAAGTTGAATAGAGCTGATGAATTGGTTAAGCTTTTGCAGGATATGAAGACAGAAGGCACCAAATTAGATGTCAGACTATATAGGTCAGCTTTGAATGCTTTAAGGGATGCTGGGCTGCATGTCCAAGCAAAATGGTTGCAGGAAAGTTTTGGCAAAACTTAG